From Chloroflexota bacterium, one genomic window encodes:
- a CDS encoding YHS domain-containing protein, whose product MTETGAPPCTHVGHGVRVALDWDYHQLAHAADAAIHELTRPYPRAAALYARLMEDPQVLALWDLTGYMSVEKLGYNDHGQMHAQVVAADALRLLHLLVKGGVGSDVVTSDAGTLEDAYVVVLAAALLHDVGNQVARRGHEAYSVVLAYPVLARHLPHIYPDLAQRQVLTGFVLSAIASHDCDPVPATLEAAIVAVADGADMTQRRGQVAFDRGKADIHAVSAMAIREVTICPGEETPAHIEVAMDNPAGLFQVEKLLGRKLALSGLERYISLRACVTPGDGQDQAFHCLVLRQGHFQPEVLPRQDAESWPVDPVCGMAVAPERAAGSIVFQGTHYHFCSVACLTRFQSDPVRYGSEGHS is encoded by the coding sequence ATGACGGAAACAGGGGCTCCTCCCTGCACGCACGTCGGACACGGCGTGCGGGTGGCTTTGGATTGGGACTATCATCAGCTGGCCCATGCGGCCGATGCGGCTATCCATGAGCTCACCCGACCGTATCCTCGCGCGGCCGCCCTCTATGCGCGCCTGATGGAAGATCCCCAGGTCCTGGCCCTGTGGGACCTGACGGGGTATATGAGCGTGGAGAAGCTGGGATACAACGATCACGGTCAGATGCACGCGCAGGTGGTGGCGGCCGACGCGTTGCGTCTGTTGCATCTGTTGGTCAAGGGCGGCGTCGGGTCCGATGTGGTGACCAGCGACGCTGGGACCCTGGAGGATGCGTATGTCGTCGTGTTGGCGGCGGCGCTCCTCCACGATGTGGGCAATCAGGTCGCCCGGAGGGGGCATGAGGCGTATAGCGTCGTGCTGGCCTATCCCGTCTTGGCCCGCCATCTGCCGCATATCTACCCCGATCTGGCTCAACGTCAGGTGTTGACCGGCTTTGTCCTCTCCGCCATCGCCAGCCACGATTGCGATCCCGTTCCTGCTACTTTAGAGGCGGCCATCGTGGCCGTGGCGGACGGGGCGGATATGACCCAGAGACGGGGCCAGGTGGCCTTCGATCGGGGCAAGGCCGATATCCACGCCGTCTCGGCGATGGCTATCCGGGAGGTGACGATCTGCCCTGGCGAGGAGACCCCGGCCCACATCGAGGTGGCGATGGACAACCCGGCCGGGCTGTTTCAGGTGGAAAAGCTGCTGGGCCGCAAGCTGGCCCTCAGCGGCCTGGAACGATACATCAGCCTGCGCGCCTGTGTCACGCCCGGCGATGGCCAGGACCAGGCCTTTCACTGCCTGGTGTTGCGACAGGGGCACTTCCAGCCCGAGGTGCTGCCCCGCCAGGATGCCGAATCCTGGCCGGTAGACCCGGTGTGCGGCATGGCGGTGGCGCCGGAACGGGCGGCGGGCAGCATCGTTTTTCAGGGCACGCACTATCACTTCTGCTCGGTGGCGTGTCTGACCCGCTTCCAGAGCGATCCGGTGCGGTATGGCTCGGAGGGCCATTCTTGA
- a CDS encoding multicopper oxidase domain-containing protein, which translates to MTRQKRFTRRAFLGLGGAGLAAAALAACSPSVDLLTPAAPTASASDADIGPVATTASSAPTPRADVGGVDAEIALAAVAATAPIFAGEATRVWQFQGRVLKGDPAHLQALPDTYLGPIFRVRKGQRLRVHFSSEIPQETIVHWHGLHVPAEMDGHPRYAINQGETYEYEFEILNRAGTYWYHPHPHGITGPQVYAGMAGFFLVSDEEEQALGLPSGEYDVPLVIQDRLFDDDNQLVYLPNGMMDRMVGFLGDQILVNGQPDFTLGVATRPYRLRLLNGSNSRIYKLGWSDGSPFTVIGTDGGLLEEPVQRPYVTLAPAERVELWVDFSDRPVGSQLTLQSLPFRSPAGGGMMMGGSSLELGDPFDILTVRVERESSDRPELPARLSTIERLSPRDAVATRTVVLEMTPRLGWTLNGRTFEMTGVAPEEQVKLGSIEIWEFVNRGGGGGMMGGGMTLPHPIHMHGEQFQVLDRQISRAGRAAWEDLREGFVDEGWKDTVLVMPGETVRVIRRFADFTGLFLYHCHNLEHEDMGMMRNFEIVA; encoded by the coding sequence ATGACACGACAGAAACGTTTCACTCGACGCGCTTTCCTGGGGCTGGGCGGTGCAGGGCTGGCCGCGGCCGCGCTGGCCGCGTGCTCACCCTCCGTCGACTTGCTCACCCCCGCCGCTCCCACGGCGTCCGCGTCCGATGCCGACATCGGCCCGGTCGCGACGACGGCGTCCTCTGCTCCCACCCCGCGTGCCGACGTGGGGGGCGTAGATGCGGAGATCGCTCTGGCAGCGGTCGCCGCTACGGCTCCCATCTTCGCGGGGGAGGCCACCCGGGTTTGGCAATTCCAGGGGCGGGTGCTCAAGGGAGATCCCGCACACCTCCAGGCCCTGCCCGATACCTATCTCGGCCCCATCTTTCGCGTGAGGAAGGGGCAACGCCTGCGCGTGCACTTCTCCAGCGAGATCCCGCAGGAGACCATCGTCCACTGGCATGGCCTCCATGTGCCCGCGGAGATGGACGGGCATCCCCGATATGCGATCAATCAGGGCGAGACCTATGAATACGAGTTCGAGATACTGAACCGGGCGGGGACGTACTGGTATCATCCTCATCCCCATGGCATCACCGGTCCCCAGGTCTACGCGGGGATGGCGGGGTTTTTCCTGGTGAGCGATGAGGAGGAGCAGGCGCTGGGGTTGCCCTCGGGCGAGTACGACGTCCCGCTGGTCATCCAGGATCGGCTCTTCGACGATGACAATCAGTTGGTCTACCTGCCCAACGGCATGATGGATCGAATGGTAGGGTTCCTGGGCGATCAGATCCTCGTCAACGGCCAGCCCGATTTCACCCTGGGGGTGGCCACTCGCCCCTATCGCTTACGCCTGCTCAACGGATCCAATTCCCGCATCTATAAACTGGGCTGGAGCGATGGCTCGCCGTTCACCGTCATCGGCACGGATGGCGGCCTGCTGGAGGAGCCGGTGCAGCGGCCTTACGTCACCCTGGCTCCAGCCGAGCGGGTGGAGCTGTGGGTGGATTTCAGCGATCGGCCTGTGGGCAGCCAGTTGACCCTGCAGAGCCTCCCCTTCCGATCGCCCGCGGGCGGCGGCATGATGATGGGCGGATCCTCGCTGGAATTGGGCGATCCTTTTGACATCCTCACCGTGCGCGTGGAGCGGGAATCAAGCGATCGGCCGGAGCTGCCGGCCCGCCTTTCCACCATCGAGCGCCTCTCGCCCCGAGATGCGGTCGCCACCCGCACCGTGGTCCTGGAGATGACACCCCGTCTCGGCTGGACGCTGAACGGCCGCACCTTTGAGATGACGGGGGTGGCCCCGGAGGAGCAGGTGAAGTTGGGGAGTATCGAGATATGGGAGTTCGTCAACCGCGGCGGGGGCGGCGGCATGATGGGCGGTGGCATGACATTGCCCCATCCCATACACATGCATGGCGAGCAGTTCCAGGTGCTGGATCGCCAGATCAGCCGGGCGGGCCGGGCGGCCTGGGAGGATCTCCGCGAGGGGTTCGTGGACGAGGGGTGGAAGGACACGGTGTTGGTGATGCCGGGCGAGACGGTTCGGGTCATCCGTCGTTTCGCCGATTTCACCGGCCTCTTCCTCTACCACTGCCACAACCTGGAGCACGAGGACATGGGCATGATGCGCAACTTCGAGATCGTCGCTTAG
- a CDS encoding NAD(P)/FAD-dependent oxidoreductase: MMRYDVVIAGASFAGLAVAAQLRGKRVLLLDRKPIGVGQTSACGTLVCTLQALGLGGAILQVHDRLVVHTPGHTFVYPVAEPFCTFDYGVLCRLLWEQADADFVQAAALGLTGDQVHTSQGTFRGDLIVDASGWRAALGGRIRPDLVRRDRLNFGMETLVPYRDDGLHFWYDPQGILPVGITWAFPVGEFSRVGIGSYLGDTRLGRELDRFLTDLGVRRDGVHGGYFPHALRDPMMGDLFLVGDAAGQCLGLTGEGIRPALFFGTHLGRLLRRVLEGEASLAEVQGAYRRLVAARKPYYDVLCLAQRVLPRLPLPLVRGLMATIRRPEVLSRVLERYTQAFWLGSPETAQTAAQEMMTAAR, from the coding sequence ATGATGCGTTACGACGTCGTCATCGCCGGGGCCAGCTTTGCTGGACTGGCCGTGGCCGCACAGTTGCGGGGGAAACGGGTGCTTCTGCTGGATCGCAAGCCCATTGGTGTGGGACAGACATCCGCATGCGGCACGTTGGTCTGCACGTTGCAGGCCCTGGGGTTGGGAGGGGCGATCTTGCAGGTCCACGACCGGTTGGTCGTCCACACGCCGGGCCACACCTTCGTCTATCCTGTGGCCGAGCCGTTTTGCACCTTTGATTATGGTGTCCTTTGCCGCCTGCTATGGGAGCAGGCGGACGCTGATTTCGTGCAGGCTGCGGCCCTGGGCCTGACGGGCGACCAGGTGCATACATCCCAGGGCACCTTCCGTGGGGATCTCATCGTGGACGCCTCCGGCTGGCGGGCCGCGCTGGGGGGGAGGATTCGACCGGATCTGGTGCGCCGGGATCGGCTGAACTTTGGCATGGAGACTCTGGTGCCTTATCGGGACGATGGCCTACATTTCTGGTACGATCCGCAGGGTATCCTGCCGGTGGGGATCACCTGGGCCTTCCCTGTAGGCGAATTCAGCCGTGTGGGCATCGGCAGCTACCTGGGGGACACGCGCCTGGGGCGCGAGCTGGACCGTTTCCTGACCGACCTGGGCGTGCGACGGGATGGGGTACACGGCGGGTATTTCCCGCATGCCTTGCGGGATCCCATGATGGGCGACCTATTTCTGGTGGGGGATGCGGCCGGGCAGTGCCTGGGGCTAACTGGCGAGGGCATTCGCCCGGCCCTCTTCTTCGGTACTCACCTGGGGCGCCTGCTGCGGCGGGTGCTGGAAGGCGAGGCGAGCCTGGCGGAGGTTCAGGGAGCTTACCGGAGGTTGGTGGCCGCTCGCAAGCCGTACTATGACGTGTTGTGCCTGGCCCAGCGGGTGTTGCCCCGGCTGCCGCTCCCCCTGGTGCGGGGTCTGATGGCGACCATCCGGCGGCCCGAGGTGCTCTCCCGGGTTCTGGAGCGCTACACGCAGGCGTTCTGGTTGGGATCTCCGGAGACCGCTCAGACGGCCGCGCAGGAGATGATGACGGCGGCGCGCTGA
- a CDS encoding YHS domain-containing protein, whose amino-acid sequence MLRDPVCGRRINRGRAHVAIEYEKVIYYLCCPRCQAEFEAAPERYARPGVGVAVGGKAGRRGRRTVPHRPAGRKGPADR is encoded by the coding sequence ATGCTGAGGGATCCCGTATGTGGTCGCAGAATCAATCGGGGGCGGGCCCATGTCGCGATCGAGTACGAGAAGGTGATCTATTATCTATGCTGTCCGCGCTGTCAGGCCGAGTTCGAGGCCGCTCCGGAGCGCTATGCCCGGCCGGGGGTGGGCGTAGCGGTCGGGGGCAAGGCCGGACGACGGGGACGGCGGACCGTGCCCCACCGGCCGGCGGGCAGGAAAGGGCCTGCCGATCGGTGA
- a CDS encoding c-type cytochrome — translation MRQENYTRLLWGALALSVLILVAFQLYINREPTRIQAVRAADRAAAIAAGEELYQANCASCHGEQGEGVDAPALNNLALLRDTPDETLFDLAASGIPGTEMPAWSQARGGPFTDEELRKIVAFIRSWESTAPDLGELRMQPDARRGARIYAAVCVVCHGENGQGGTAPALNDPARLGQFDDVWYAEAIASGRLERGMPAWGGVLSPQQIGDLVALLDAWRRGEEIAFGDVASLLKDAAHAVEHGEIDEAVELLEQAADSAEHEQAEVIEQALDALNAGNIQEATSLIEQAQGMGEEMPASGEGAPSPEAPVDPGVAHLQEAARALERDDLEEARAALQEAFELLPPGDLKEAAEHALEDIEAGKSEEARGALEKALEGIRQP, via the coding sequence ATGCGACAAGAAAACTATACCCGCCTGCTCTGGGGGGCGCTGGCTCTCAGTGTGCTGATCCTGGTCGCCTTCCAACTCTACATCAACCGTGAGCCGACCCGGATTCAGGCGGTGCGGGCAGCGGATCGGGCCGCGGCCATCGCCGCCGGCGAGGAGCTCTATCAGGCCAACTGCGCCAGTTGCCACGGCGAGCAGGGGGAGGGCGTAGACGCGCCGGCCCTCAACAACCTGGCGCTGCTGCGCGATACGCCCGATGAGACCCTCTTCGATCTGGCGGCCAGCGGCATCCCGGGCACGGAGATGCCCGCCTGGAGTCAGGCCCGCGGCGGTCCATTCACCGACGAGGAGCTCCGGAAGATCGTGGCCTTCATCCGGAGTTGGGAGTCTACGGCCCCGGACCTGGGCGAGCTGCGTATGCAGCCGGACGCCCGGCGGGGTGCCCGGATCTACGCCGCCGTCTGCGTGGTTTGCCACGGGGAGAACGGCCAGGGCGGGACGGCTCCTGCGTTGAACGATCCGGCCCGACTGGGACAGTTCGATGATGTGTGGTACGCCGAGGCCATCGCCAGCGGAAGGCTGGAACGGGGCATGCCCGCGTGGGGGGGCGTCCTGTCTCCCCAGCAGATCGGCGATCTGGTGGCCCTACTCGACGCCTGGCGGCGCGGCGAGGAGATCGCTTTCGGCGACGTGGCCAGCCTGCTGAAGGACGCGGCGCACGCCGTCGAACATGGCGAGATCGACGAGGCCGTCGAACTCCTGGAGCAGGCGGCGGATTCGGCCGAGCATGAGCAGGCCGAGGTGATCGAGCAGGCTTTGGACGCGCTGAACGCGGGCAACATTCAGGAGGCTACGAGTCTCATCGAGCAGGCTCAGGGCATGGGGGAAGAGATGCCCGCCTCCGGTGAGGGGGCGCCCTCCCCAGAGGCCCCGGTCGATCCGGGCGTGGCGCATCTACAGGAGGCGGCCCGCGCCCTGGAGCGGGATGATCTGGAGGAGGCCAGGGCGGCTTTGCAGGAGGCGTTTGAGTTGTTGCCCCCCGGTGATCTGAAGGAGGCTGCTGAGCACGCTCTGGAGGACATCGAGGCCGGCAAGTCGGAGGAGGCTCGCGGCGCGTTGGAGAAGGCCCTGGAGGGTATCCGCCAGCCGTAG
- a CDS encoding Rieske 2Fe-2S domain-containing protein, with translation MTIHEHAPEEKLPRRRFLLWAWGASLLALAGQSLGSLLQFFKPVVEPGGFGEKVKAGRVDEFPVGSIVHVRKGRFYISRLDEGVLAMWHRCTHLGCTVPWRDDEDRFHCPCHGGIYNKKGEVLAGPPPRPLDLFPVEIVDGEIVVDTSRVITRDRFDPSQATPV, from the coding sequence ATGACCATCCACGAACACGCTCCCGAGGAGAAGCTCCCCCGGCGGCGGTTCCTGCTCTGGGCCTGGGGGGCGTCCCTGCTGGCCCTGGCGGGGCAATCCCTGGGGAGCCTGCTTCAGTTCTTCAAGCCGGTGGTCGAGCCGGGGGGCTTTGGCGAGAAGGTCAAGGCCGGCCGGGTCGACGAGTTCCCCGTCGGAAGCATCGTCCACGTACGGAAGGGGCGCTTCTATATCTCCCGTCTGGATGAGGGCGTGCTGGCCATGTGGCATCGTTGCACGCATCTGGGCTGCACCGTCCCCTGGCGGGATGATGAGGACCGCTTCCACTGTCCCTGCCACGGCGGCATCTACAACAAGAAGGGGGAGGTGCTGGCCGGACCGCCGCCCCGCCCGCTCGATCTCTTCCCGGTCGAGATCGTGGATGGCGAGATCGTTGTGGATACCAGTCGGGTCATCACGCGTGATCGGTTCGATCCGTCTCAAGCGACGCCGGTTTAA
- a CDS encoding DUF4405 domain-containing protein — MNIESWTTRITRSRLWRSYFRHGLPDNPLDRSLVMTSGLFFHLHPVKVSRKSLRWSYSMGLGIITVVLFAVLVFTGTLLMFYYIPSVERAYPTMKAIQTSVSLGQFTRAMHRWAAHLMVLAVALHMARVFYTGAYKPPRAFNWVVGVFLLLLTLGASFTGYLLPWDQLAYWAITVGTNIAGYAPVVGSEMHTLLLGGREVGQNALIRFYTLHVIVLPLLLALGISYHIWRVRKDGGLAAQEAHAEEREGADAGKREGEGAERALGGTQRDWEIFPKDPRKTYGLVELMRGTSPLVNRGPEDTVFSFPVLLLWEVVLFLGTTLFLFLLSLARHAPLGDIANPALTIDPAKAPWYFVGLQELLEHMHPTLAGVVVPTLLVLFLLALPYLDYHRSGAGRWFTSLRGRRIVLWTTLYTLVVMPAYIVVDNWITPREMLRGVAPGWVSQWLIPIIVFTVLVGAPMLVLRRWRPTPRERMLALFTVMFVSAFVFTLSGLLFRGPGFKLYWPWNMPGGYNPLSDL, encoded by the coding sequence ATGAATATCGAATCCTGGACCACTCGCATTACCCGTTCCCGCCTGTGGCGTTCGTACTTTCGCCATGGCCTGCCGGATAACCCGCTGGATCGCTCGTTGGTGATGACCAGCGGCCTCTTCTTCCATCTCCATCCCGTCAAGGTGAGCCGCAAGAGCCTGCGCTGGAGCTATAGCATGGGGTTGGGCATCATCACCGTGGTCCTCTTCGCCGTGTTGGTGTTCACCGGGACCCTGTTGATGTTCTACTACATCCCCTCGGTGGAGCGCGCCTACCCGACGATGAAGGCGATCCAGACCTCCGTCTCGCTGGGGCAGTTTACCCGGGCCATGCATCGCTGGGCGGCGCACCTGATGGTCCTGGCCGTTGCCTTGCATATGGCTCGGGTCTTCTATACCGGCGCCTACAAGCCTCCCCGGGCGTTCAACTGGGTGGTGGGGGTCTTCCTGCTGCTGCTCACCCTGGGGGCCAGCTTCACCGGATACCTCTTGCCTTGGGATCAGCTCGCCTATTGGGCCATCACCGTGGGGACCAACATCGCCGGCTATGCGCCGGTGGTCGGCTCTGAGATGCATACGCTGCTTTTGGGTGGCCGCGAGGTCGGCCAGAACGCCCTGATCCGTTTCTACACCCTCCATGTGATCGTGCTTCCCCTGTTGCTGGCCCTGGGCATCTCCTACCACATCTGGCGGGTGCGCAAGGATGGTGGCCTGGCGGCTCAGGAGGCGCACGCGGAGGAGCGTGAGGGCGCTGACGCGGGGAAGCGGGAAGGCGAGGGGGCCGAGCGCGCCTTGGGCGGGACGCAGCGGGACTGGGAGATCTTCCCCAAGGATCCCCGCAAGACCTACGGCCTGGTCGAGCTGATGCGCGGCACCTCTCCCCTGGTGAACCGCGGGCCGGAGGACACGGTTTTCTCCTTCCCGGTACTCCTGTTGTGGGAGGTGGTGTTATTTCTGGGCACCACCCTTTTCCTGTTCCTGTTATCGTTGGCGCGTCACGCGCCGCTGGGAGACATCGCCAATCCGGCGTTGACCATCGATCCGGCCAAGGCGCCCTGGTACTTCGTCGGCCTGCAGGAGCTGCTGGAGCACATGCATCCCACGCTGGCCGGGGTGGTCGTCCCGACGTTGCTGGTGCTCTTCCTGCTGGCCCTTCCGTATCTGGACTATCATCGGTCCGGGGCCGGGCGCTGGTTCACTTCCCTCCGTGGCAGGAGGATCGTCCTGTGGACGACCTTGTACACCCTGGTGGTGATGCCGGCCTACATCGTCGTGGACAACTGGATCACCCCCCGGGAGATGTTGCGAGGTGTGGCTCCCGGATGGGTCAGCCAATGGCTCATTCCCATCATCGTGTTCACCGTGTTGGTGGGGGCGCCGATGTTGGTCTTGCGCCGCTGGCGGCCGACGCCCCGGGAGCGGATGCTGGCGTTGTTCACGGTGATGTTCGTCTCCGCATTTGTGTTCACCCTGAGCGGGCTCCTCTTCCGGGGGCCGGGCTTCAAGCTCTACTGGCCGTGGAACATGCCGGGGGGATACAACCCGCTCAGTGATCTGTAA
- a CDS encoding FAD-dependent oxidoreductase yields MPEERFRVFVPDFDYYRSLIACQFACPAGTDARGYVIAIAREEYERAYLIAREVNPLASTCGWVCGAPCEAACRRGTIDAPVAIRALKRFVNDRYGVYLGEDLSLPPLPWRDQLPEARVYKGPDGDFDLGNSDLPHSLRQLRRAAARGERTGKRVAVVGAGPAGLVCAHDLALLGHDVVIFEAAPVPGGMLRLGVPEYRLPREVVDLEIAAVLALGPELRLNQALGRDFTLADLRQEFDAVFIAIGTYKSRQLQVEGEDLDGVLRAVDFLLNVNLGGYNLDLGRRVLVIGGGNVAMDVARTALRLGQPSTEAGGDIALALDVARAAVRLGATEEVHCLVVEDRHEMLADPLEIEEAEREGVIIHNHVAPRRIVGRDGRAVAVETLDVARTFDEQGRFNPELIPGTERVWDCDSVIVSIGQTGELSWVQPEDGLEVTRRGTLAVDRETLATTAPGVFAGGDIAFGPRLIIHAVADGQRAARSIHRFLQGVEPRVVRKGWMTPIDLREYPDHGPTPGYLRLPHRLPAMLPVERRIGVARVELGYEEDEARRQGERCLVCSVNPVFNGDLCILCNGCVDVCPTDCLKLVPMSWVEGDDAVAAVVEARFGRPLAEFHQGESPEATAMLFDPARCIRCALCAQRCPTDAITMEAFRFTEEMVFEREVN; encoded by the coding sequence ATGCCGGAGGAGCGGTTTCGCGTCTTTGTGCCGGATTTCGACTATTATCGAAGCCTGATCGCCTGCCAGTTCGCCTGTCCGGCGGGCACCGACGCCCGGGGATACGTGATCGCCATCGCTCGGGAGGAGTACGAACGGGCGTACCTGATCGCTCGTGAGGTGAACCCTCTGGCCTCCACCTGCGGCTGGGTGTGCGGCGCCCCCTGCGAGGCCGCCTGCCGTCGGGGGACGATCGATGCCCCCGTCGCGATTCGTGCTCTGAAGCGCTTCGTCAACGACCGGTATGGGGTCTACCTGGGCGAGGACCTGTCCTTGCCCCCGCTCCCGTGGCGGGACCAGTTGCCGGAGGCCCGGGTCTACAAGGGCCCCGATGGCGATTTCGACCTGGGCAATTCCGATCTGCCTCATAGCCTTCGCCAGCTGCGGCGCGCGGCCGCCCGGGGCGAGCGCACCGGCAAGCGGGTGGCCGTAGTCGGCGCCGGGCCGGCCGGCCTTGTCTGCGCCCACGATCTGGCCTTGCTGGGCCACGACGTGGTCATCTTCGAGGCGGCTCCGGTGCCGGGCGGCATGCTGCGCCTGGGGGTGCCGGAGTACCGCCTGCCTCGCGAGGTCGTGGATCTGGAGATCGCCGCCGTCCTGGCCCTGGGACCGGAGCTGCGCCTCAATCAGGCCCTGGGCCGGGACTTCACCCTGGCCGATCTGCGCCAGGAGTTCGACGCCGTCTTCATCGCCATCGGCACCTACAAGAGCCGGCAGCTCCAGGTGGAGGGCGAGGACCTGGACGGCGTGTTGCGGGCCGTGGACTTCCTGCTCAATGTGAATCTGGGCGGCTACAACCTGGACCTGGGCCGCAGGGTGCTGGTCATCGGCGGGGGGAATGTGGCCATGGATGTGGCCCGCACGGCGTTGCGGCTGGGGCAGCCGTCCACCGAGGCGGGCGGTGACATCGCTTTGGCCCTGGACGTGGCCCGGGCGGCGGTCCGCCTGGGGGCTACCGAGGAGGTCCACTGTCTGGTGGTGGAGGATCGCCATGAGATGCTGGCCGACCCGCTGGAGATCGAGGAGGCGGAGCGGGAGGGGGTGATCATCCACAATCACGTGGCCCCCCGGCGCATCGTGGGGCGGGATGGCCGGGCCGTGGCGGTGGAGACGCTGGATGTGGCCCGGACGTTCGACGAGCAGGGGCGCTTCAACCCAGAACTGATCCCCGGCACGGAGAGGGTGTGGGATTGCGACAGCGTCATCGTCTCCATCGGGCAGACGGGCGAGCTGAGCTGGGTGCAGCCCGAGGACGGGCTGGAGGTGACACGGCGGGGCACGCTGGCGGTGGATCGGGAGACGCTGGCCACCACGGCGCCTGGCGTCTTCGCCGGCGGGGACATCGCCTTTGGGCCGCGGCTCATCATCCACGCCGTGGCTGACGGTCAGCGGGCCGCCCGGAGCATCCACCGCTTTCTGCAGGGCGTGGAGCCGCGGGTGGTGCGCAAGGGATGGATGACGCCGATCGACCTGCGGGAGTATCCGGATCATGGCCCCACTCCCGGCTATCTGCGGTTGCCCCATCGATTGCCCGCGATGCTGCCCGTCGAGCGGCGCATCGGCGTGGCCCGGGTGGAGCTAGGGTACGAGGAAGATGAGGCCCGCCGTCAGGGCGAGCGTTGCCTGGTGTGCAGCGTCAACCCGGTCTTCAACGGCGACCTGTGCATCCTCTGCAACGGCTGCGTGGACGTCTGTCCCACCGACTGCCTCAAGCTGGTGCCCATGAGCTGGGTGGAGGGGGATGACGCGGTGGCTGCCGTGGTGGAGGCTCGCTTCGGGCGTCCGCTGGCGGAATTCCATCAAGGGGAATCCCCGGAGGCCACGGCCATGCTCTTCGATCCGGCCCGGTGTATCCGCTGCGCTTTGTGTGCTCAGCGCTGCCCAACGGACGCGATCACGATGGAAGCGTTCCGGTTTACGGAGGAGATGGTGTTTGAACGTGAGGTAAACTGA
- a CDS encoding Rieske (2Fe-2S) protein, which produces MADQMNSGEAPPQMTRREIFRYLLGFSAVSTLVGILTPILGYLWPSSHPDGAIGSRTMVGSVEDFAPGTGKVVPVGSKPVIVLNTEQGFRVFSAVCTHLGCIVLNKDPGTSYIHCPCHDGRFNPVNGTVIAGPPPRPLPAYEFSVEEGKIYVGKPLGPLYGA; this is translated from the coding sequence ATGGCTGATCAAATGAACTCTGGCGAGGCGCCGCCGCAGATGACGCGGCGAGAGATCTTCAGGTACCTGTTGGGGTTCTCCGCCGTCAGCACCCTGGTGGGGATATTGACCCCCATCCTGGGCTACCTGTGGCCTTCGTCCCATCCCGATGGCGCCATCGGGAGCAGGACGATGGTGGGCTCGGTGGAGGACTTTGCGCCCGGGACGGGGAAGGTGGTGCCGGTGGGCAGCAAGCCCGTCATCGTGCTCAACACGGAGCAGGGCTTCCGGGTTTTCTCCGCCGTTTGTACCCATCTGGGGTGCATCGTGTTGAACAAGGACCCTGGCACGAGCTATATCCACTGTCCATGCCATGATGGGCGGTTCAACCCGGTCAATGGAACGGTCATCGCCGGCCCTCCGCCTCGGCCTCTGCCCGCGTACGAGTTCTCCGTAGAGGAGGGGAAGATCTACGTCGGCAAGCCCCTGGGGCCGCTGTACGGCGCGTGA